The proteins below are encoded in one region of Desulfonatronum thioautotrophicum:
- the dinB gene encoding DNA polymerase IV produces MVPIMMTISPDALALTSRLILHVDMDAFFAAVEQCDHPELRGKAVIVGGSERGVVSACSYEARKFGVHSAMPMAQARRLCPLAVFVPVRMSRYAEVSRRVMSVLERFSPLVEQASVDEAYLDGGGLERLFGSPLQLGLAVKQAVLQETGLTCSVGMAPVKFLAKIASDQNKPDGLFILTTDQVREFLDALPVSKIPGVGRQGTEKLALVGVRRVGDIMGYPEHFWRDRFGKWGELLYARAQGIDPRPVIRETKAKSEGAENTFAEDSNDRAEMKRWLMDQAERVGRRLRREGNMGRTVTLKIKFNDFTLRTRGTTLREPTASTRVIFETAAHLLDQEPLPRSVRLIGLSVSNFSQARRQLPLFPTRNGPAGEPLDMALDKALDTIRERFGSSALVRGRIFGFRKQS; encoded by the coding sequence ATGGTCCCGATCATGATGACCATCTCTCCAGACGCACTGGCATTAACCTCCCGGTTGATCCTCCATGTAGACATGGATGCGTTTTTTGCCGCGGTAGAACAATGTGACCACCCTGAACTTCGGGGCAAGGCTGTGATTGTCGGCGGATCAGAAAGGGGCGTTGTGTCCGCCTGCAGCTATGAAGCCAGGAAGTTCGGGGTTCATTCGGCCATGCCCATGGCCCAGGCCCGCCGGTTATGCCCGCTTGCAGTGTTTGTCCCGGTGCGCATGTCCCGGTATGCGGAAGTGTCGCGTCGGGTCATGTCCGTACTGGAGCGCTTTTCCCCTCTCGTGGAGCAGGCCTCGGTGGATGAGGCCTATCTGGACGGGGGAGGACTGGAGCGCCTTTTCGGCTCTCCACTGCAACTGGGTTTGGCCGTGAAGCAGGCTGTACTCCAAGAGACCGGCTTGACCTGTTCCGTGGGCATGGCTCCGGTCAAGTTTCTGGCCAAGATTGCCTCGGATCAGAACAAACCTGACGGCTTGTTCATCCTCACAACAGATCAGGTCCGGGAATTTCTTGACGCATTACCGGTTTCCAAAATTCCCGGTGTTGGTCGACAGGGGACGGAAAAACTTGCCCTTGTGGGTGTGCGGCGTGTGGGCGACATCATGGGATACCCGGAACACTTCTGGAGGGATCGCTTTGGAAAATGGGGAGAACTGCTCTATGCACGAGCCCAGGGGATCGACCCCCGACCCGTGATTCGGGAAACCAAGGCCAAAAGCGAAGGTGCGGAGAACACTTTTGCCGAGGACAGTAACGACCGGGCCGAGATGAAGCGCTGGCTTATGGACCAGGCCGAGCGTGTCGGTCGGCGTCTGCGCCGAGAGGGAAACATGGGACGAACCGTAACCTTGAAGATTAAATTCAATGATTTTACATTGCGAACTCGTGGGACAACGCTGCGGGAACCAACCGCTTCCACCCGGGTGATTTTTGAAACCGCCGCGCACCTGCTTGACCAGGAACCCCTGCCGCGCAGTGTCCGCCTGATCGGCCTGAGCGTGTCGAATTTTTCTCAAGCCCGTCGGCAACTTCCCCTTTTTCCGACACGCAACGGGCCTGCGGGTGAGCCTCTGGACATGGCCCTGGACAAGGCCTTAGATACGATCCGGGAGCGATTCGGTTCATCGGCCCTGGTTCGTGGACGAATTTTTGGTTTCCGGAAACAGTCATGA
- a CDS encoding ATP-binding protein, with translation MPPRSDAELVGLSLPATPPSLEPLRHFVLEHFQSTGLNPALALKIDLVLEEVLLNIFTYAYTPDRPGMVTVECGSQADKGGFLIRFSDQGPPFDPLSQTLPDVTLDMDERTQGGLGILLAREMSSFQEYRREGESNILDVYFVA, from the coding sequence TTGCCGCCACGTAGCGACGCGGAATTGGTCGGCCTCTCTTTGCCGGCAACCCCCCCATCGCTGGAGCCTCTTCGGCACTTTGTCCTGGAACATTTCCAATCCACCGGACTGAATCCGGCATTGGCGCTCAAAATCGACTTGGTCCTGGAAGAGGTGCTTTTGAATATTTTTACCTACGCTTACACTCCGGATCGCCCTGGAATGGTCACTGTGGAGTGCGGATCGCAGGCGGACAAGGGAGGATTTCTGATTCGATTCTCGGACCAGGGGCCTCCCTTTGACCCGCTTTCCCAGACCCTTCCAGACGTCACCCTGGACATGGACGAGCGCACTCAGGGCGGTTTGGGTATTCTTCTTGCCAGAGAAATGAGTTCTTTTCAGGAGTACCGCCGGGAAGGCGAGAGTAATATACTGGATGTTTATTTTGTGGCATAG
- a CDS encoding STAS domain-containing protein, whose product MEFSSTKVQQGVTIKATGRMDTITAPSFEEECLRWMEQGDVTLIIDFSGLEYISSAGLRVILGIGKKLKNQGGLLVFGGMSSMVREVFDISGFTSIFPVHDSMEAALAAT is encoded by the coding sequence ATGGAATTTTCAAGCACGAAGGTGCAGCAGGGCGTGACGATCAAGGCGACAGGGCGCATGGACACTATAACGGCTCCGTCCTTTGAAGAGGAGTGTCTGCGTTGGATGGAGCAGGGTGACGTTACGCTGATCATCGACTTCTCCGGGCTGGAGTATATCAGCAGCGCTGGGTTGCGGGTGATTCTGGGGATAGGTAAAAAGCTGAAAAATCAAGGTGGTTTGCTGGTTTTCGGCGGGATGAGCTCCATGGTTCGGGAAGTTTTTGACATCTCCGGTTTTACGTCCATTTTTCCGGTACACGATTCCATGGAGGCAGCACTTGCCGCCACGTAG
- a CDS encoding DUF4412 domain-containing protein: MKRVICGLAVLLALLFLGLPSWAENFLKMRHVSEPFEIMGQRQSGSDEIVEIWLSGNRARMNSSDNSSVIFDGDTQLMFMLDHGERTYTEVPVNLGEAMSGMFGGQEGGQDMAAMMSQMMGAMMQVRAEVVDTGTTKTVNEWTCRVYKLTLNMPMGKTVSEICATDEIDVDVSMYNKIGHAMLAGQQGFEELLREMEKISGVAVLTVSRANVMGATMVTREELLEHRKKDAPVGIFDIPEGYVKQRFMGM, from the coding sequence ATGAAACGTGTAATATGCGGTTTGGCTGTGTTGCTGGCCTTGCTGTTTCTGGGATTACCATCATGGGCTGAAAATTTCCTGAAGATGCGGCATGTCAGCGAACCATTCGAAATCATGGGACAGCGTCAATCCGGTAGCGACGAAATCGTCGAGATCTGGCTGAGTGGCAACAGGGCCAGAATGAACTCCTCGGATAATTCTTCGGTGATTTTCGATGGAGACACGCAGTTGATGTTCATGTTGGACCATGGAGAACGAACCTATACGGAGGTTCCCGTGAACCTGGGCGAAGCCATGTCCGGCATGTTCGGGGGTCAGGAGGGCGGGCAGGATATGGCCGCTATGATGTCCCAGATGATGGGTGCGATGATGCAGGTTCGTGCGGAGGTTGTGGATACCGGAACCACCAAGACCGTCAATGAATGGACCTGTCGGGTCTACAAGCTGACCTTGAACATGCCCATGGGCAAGACGGTCTCCGAGATATGCGCCACAGATGAAATTGATGTCGATGTGAGCATGTACAACAAGATTGGACACGCCATGCTGGCCGGACAACAAGGCTTTGAGGAGCTTTTGCGGGAAATGGAGAAGATTTCAGGGGTTGCCGTACTCACCGTCAGCAGGGCCAACGTCATGGGGGCGACGATGGTGACCCGGGAGGAACTCCTGGAGCATCGAAAAAAGGACGCTCCGGTTGGAATTTTCGACATCCCCGAGGGGTACGTGAAGCAACGATTTATGGGCATGTAA